Proteins encoded within one genomic window of Panacibacter microcysteis:
- a CDS encoding class I SAM-dependent methyltransferase, producing the protein MASKFNIQKEFKAVSEKYDAQRRHLIPCFNDFYTIPLELSEEIKDVKKVLDVGAGTGLMSAFFYEKYPAASFTLVDLSEDMLTKAKERFQQQENFEYIIADFSTADLGKSTYDLIVSGLAIHHLEHALKKELFSKIYKALKPGGWFINADQVEGGTKEADDIYRGNWKKKVENSPLTTEAKQSAYKRIQLDIMAPLNDQLSWLRQAGFRQANCYYQYFNFVVFAGKK; encoded by the coding sequence ATGGCCTCAAAATTCAACATACAAAAAGAATTTAAAGCTGTATCTGAAAAATACGATGCCCAGCGCAGGCATCTTATTCCATGCTTCAATGACTTTTATACTATACCGCTGGAGCTGTCAGAAGAAATCAAAGATGTAAAAAAAGTGCTCGATGTAGGCGCAGGCACAGGTTTAATGAGCGCATTCTTCTACGAAAAATATCCCGCCGCATCTTTTACATTGGTAGATCTTTCAGAAGATATGCTCACTAAAGCAAAAGAACGGTTTCAGCAACAGGAAAATTTTGAATATATCATTGCCGATTTTTCCACTGCAGATCTGGGTAAAAGCACATACGATCTTATCGTTTCCGGGCTTGCCATTCACCATCTTGAGCATGCGCTGAAAAAAGAACTCTTCAGCAAAATTTATAAAGCACTGAAACCCGGTGGATGGTTCATCAATGCAGACCAGGTAGAAGGCGGTACAAAAGAAGCTGATGATATCTATCGCGGTAACTGGAAGAAAAAAGTAGAAAACTCACCACTTACAACAGAGGCCAAACAAAGTGCTTACAAAAGAATACAACTCGATATCATGGCGCCGTTGAACGACCAGTTAAGCTGGCTAAGACAGGCTGGCTTCAGGCAGGCCAACTGTTATTATCAATATTTCAATTTTGTAGTTTTTGCCGGAAAAAAATAA
- a CDS encoding 2-isopropylmalate synthase has translation MPGKKIDIFDTTLRDGEQVPGCKLNTKEKIELAIALEDLGVDIIEAGFPISSPGDFNSVREITKVIKRATVAGLSRAVQKDIEVAADALKYAARPRIHTGIGTSDFHIKSKFNSNREDILQRAIQCVKWAKNFVDDVEFYAEDAGRTDNDYLARVVEAVIAAGATVVNIPDTTGYCLPHQYGEKIAYLVNNVPNIDKATISCHCHNDLGLATANSIAGVIAGAGQIECTINGLGERAGNTSLEEVVMVIKQHHSLGLYTNVQSQKLNPMSRLVSETMRMPVQPNKAIVGSNAFAHSSGIHQDGFLKDSQTYEIITPEEVGAGGSKIVLTARSGRSALAHRFQKLGYQYTRNDVDVLYQEFLQVADRKKEVEDDDLHEMAKQYKQQTVEV, from the coding sequence ATGCCGGGAAAAAAGATAGATATTTTCGACACTACTTTAAGAGACGGCGAGCAGGTGCCGGGTTGCAAATTAAACACCAAAGAAAAGATCGAATTAGCCATTGCCCTCGAAGATCTTGGTGTAGACATTATTGAAGCCGGTTTTCCCATTTCCAGCCCCGGCGATTTTAATTCCGTTCGTGAGATAACCAAAGTAATTAAACGCGCCACCGTAGCAGGCCTTAGCCGTGCGGTGCAAAAAGATATAGAAGTAGCGGCAGATGCACTTAAATATGCAGCACGCCCACGCATACACACCGGTATAGGCACATCAGATTTTCACATTAAATCTAAATTCAACTCCAACCGCGAAGACATTTTACAACGCGCCATTCAATGCGTAAAATGGGCAAAGAATTTTGTAGATGATGTAGAGTTTTATGCAGAAGATGCAGGCCGTACAGACAATGATTATCTTGCAAGAGTTGTTGAAGCAGTGATTGCCGCAGGCGCCACTGTAGTAAACATTCCTGATACAACAGGCTACTGCTTACCACACCAGTACGGTGAGAAAATAGCATACCTTGTTAACAATGTTCCCAACATTGATAAAGCTACGATTTCATGCCATTGCCACAATGATCTTGGCTTAGCCACAGCCAACTCGATCGCAGGAGTAATTGCCGGTGCAGGACAAATAGAATGCACCATTAACGGGCTTGGAGAGCGTGCCGGTAATACATCTCTTGAAGAAGTTGTAATGGTAATCAAACAGCACCATTCACTCGGTTTATACACCAATGTGCAATCACAAAAGCTCAACCCGATGAGCCGCCTTGTTAGTGAAACAATGCGCATGCCCGTGCAGCCCAACAAAGCAATTGTTGGCAGCAATGCATTCGCACACAGCAGCGGTATACACCAGGATGGATTTTTGAAAGATTCCCAAACCTACGAGATCATCACACCGGAAGAGGTAGGCGCAGGCGGTTCAAAGATTGTGTTAACTGCACGCAGCGGGCGCAGTGCTCTGGCACATCGTTTTCAGAAATTAGGTTACCAGTACACACGCAATGATGTAGATGTATTATACCAGGAATTTTTGCAGGTAGCAGACAGGAAGAAGGAAGTAGAAGATGATGACCTGCATGAAATGGCAAAACAATACAAACAGCAAACAGTAGAAGTGTAA
- a CDS encoding GNAT family N-acetyltransferase, with translation MNFSIRKLKQADNAIIASIIRAVLTEFKANKPGTVYYDPTTDDLYTLFQTTGAVYFIATLNGKVAGGSGIFPTAGLPAGCCELVKIYLSAKARGKGIGKALMQHCFAAAKEMGYASMYLETMPELSTAVGMYEQLGFKYLDGPLGNSGHFGCDIWMKKIL, from the coding sequence ATGAATTTTTCAATCAGAAAACTTAAGCAGGCAGACAATGCAATCATTGCTTCCATTATAAGGGCAGTGCTTACAGAGTTTAAAGCCAACAAGCCCGGCACTGTATATTACGACCCTACCACTGATGATCTTTATACACTTTTTCAAACTACCGGTGCAGTGTATTTTATTGCAACATTAAATGGCAAGGTGGCAGGTGGCAGCGGCATCTTCCCAACCGCAGGTTTACCTGCCGGCTGCTGCGAGCTGGTAAAGATCTATTTGTCTGCCAAAGCACGTGGCAAAGGCATTGGTAAAGCGTTAATGCAACATTGCTTTGCAGCAGCTAAAGAAATGGGTTATGCAAGTATGTATCTTGAAACGATGCCCGAGTTAAGCACAGCAGTAGGTATGTATGAGCAACTTGGTTTTAAATACCTGGATGGCCCGCTCGGTAATTCAGGGCACTTTGGTTGCGACATATGGATGAAAAAAATATTATGA